The Oryzias latipes chromosome 16, ASM223467v1 genome includes a region encoding these proteins:
- the otud7b gene encoding OTU domain-containing protein 7B: MTLDMDAVLSDFVRSTGAEPGLARDLLEGKNWDFTAALSDFEQLRQVHAGNLTYSIPEEQTYQPPEKDMARVGRPLLHRQDEVVQASEKRLSRGISHASSTIVSLARSHVSNPGGTSNEPLLDTPLCTFQLPDLTVYRDDFRSFIERDLIEQSMMVALEHAGRLNWWTKVVPNCQSLLPLATSGDGNCLLHAASLGMWGFHDRDLMLRKSLYALMDHGSEREALKRRWRWQQTQQNKESGLVYTEEEWQREWNELLKLASSEPRIHYSANGTNGAESSDEPVYESLEEFHVFVLAHVLRRPIVVVADTMLRDSGGEAFAPIPFGGIYLPLEVPAAKCHRSPLVLAYDQAHFSALVSMEQKDSSKEQVVIPLTDSEHKMLPLHFAVDPGKDWEWGKDDTDNVMLASVALSLEAKLQMLHTYLTVTWLPLPCEQAPLAQPESPTASAGEDARTPPDSGESDKESVSSSSNGNGDAAAGPTLNGNASLAKNSSSSSSSSSCSGSGGKDKSKKDKDKKRADSVANKLGSFGKSLGSKLKKNVGGLMTGKNAGGVSGKQEGAEKKKGSFRGREGSKDSSPSAQASEDSGKGSPSSGSERLIGTGSSMSSCGGSSTESENYKYSADVKVSLGILRAAMQGERKFIFSSLLTTSNRQPFQEEMIQRYLADAEERFRVEQEQQRRDAERKGVVNSVQPPKKEPVGGSEQKYRPYEAKEELSDNLSPPFSQFKYSPLSPSMYSGVVPIPRPSLIEPPPAAVPLTQHPYMPNFLDSRRQLAGGSPATSYSGLPSYATLPRHCPTSQGLSHPHFNISQGPSSLSPPRLAPSYPPEFDPPDYPGAEPAAGSYTNGFRDVSSTLDPRSGQAPVRHYSLGSAGGLACLQSSRCRTPSCIYYGHPETGNYCSCCYKEELKKREAEPGIHRF, from the exons ATGACCTTGGACATGGACGCAGTCCTGTCCGACTTTGTGCGTTCTACTGGAGCTGAGCCCGGACTGGCCAGAGACCTGCTTGAGG GGAAGAACTGGGACTTCACTGCTGCTCTCAGCGACTTTGAGCAGCTGCGACAGGTGCATGCCGGAAACCTCACCTACTCCATCCCAGAGGAGCAGACGTATCAGCCGCCGGAGAAGGACATGGCCCGAGTCGGGCGACCATTACTCCACCGCCAAGATGAGGTGGTGCAAG CTTCAGAGAAGCGCCTGTCCAGGGGAATTTCCCACGCCAGCTCCACCATCGTTTCCCTGGCGCGCTCCCACGTCTCCAACCCTGGCGGCACCAGCAACGAGCCTCTGCTGGACACTCCTCTGTGCACGTTCCAGCTACCGGACCTCACTGTGTACCGGGACGACTTCCGGAGCTTCATCGAGAGGGACCTGATCGAGCAGTCCATGATGGTGGCGCTGGAGCACGCCG GACGCCTGAACTGGTGGACAAAGGTGGTTCCAAACTGCCAGAGCCTGCTGCCGCTGGCGACCAGCGGAGACGGGAACTGTCTGCTGCACGCCGCCTCCCTCG GGATGTGGGGCTTCCACGACCGCGACCTGATGCTGCGGAAGTCCCTGTACGCGCTGATGGACCACGGCTCTGAGAGGGAGGCCCTGAAGCGCCGGTGGAGGTGGCAGCAGACGCAGCAGAACAAAGAG tctGGTCTGGTGTACACAGAGGAGGAGTGGCAGAGAGAGTGGAACGAACTGCTGAAGCTGGCCTCCAGTGAGCCCAGGATACACTACAGCGCCAACGGCACCAACGG gGCGGAGTCTTCCGACGAGCCCGTTTACGAGAGTTTAGAGGAGTTTCATGTCTTCGTCTTGGCTCACGTGCTCAGGCGGCCCATCGTTGTGGTGGCTGACACCATGCTGAGGGACTCTGGGGGGGAAG CTTTTGCCCCCATCCCGTTTGGAGGCATCTACCTTCCGCTGGAGGTTCCAGCCGCTAAGTGCCATCGCTCCCCGCTGGTCCTGGCGTACGATCAGGCGCATTTCTCTGCCCTCGTCTCCATGGAGCAGAAGGACAGCTCCAAAGAGCAAG TCGTGATCCCGCTCACCGACTCCGAGCACAAAATGCTGCCTCTGCACTTCGCCGTGGATCCTGGGAAGGACTGGGAGTGGGGAAAGGATGACACGGACAACGTGATGCTGGcgag cgtgGCTTTGTCTTTGGAGGCTAAGCTCCAGATGTTGCACACCTACCTGACGGTCACCTGGCTGCCGCTGCCCTGTGAG CAGGCCCCGCTGGCTCAGCCCGAGTCCCCCACAGCTTCGGCCGGAGAGGACGCCCGAACGCCCCCCGACTCTGGCGAATCTGACAAGGAGTCGGTCAGCAGCAGCTCCAACGGCAACGGGGACGCCGCCGCGGGACCGACCCTCAACGGAAACGCATCTTTGGCCAAGaacagctcctcttcctcctccagttCCTCCTGCAGCGGGTCGGGGGGGAAGGACAAAAGTAAGAAGGACAAGGACAAGAAGAGGGCCGATTCTGTGGCCAACAAACTGGGGAGTTTTGGCAAAAGCCTCGGCAGCAAGCTGAAGAAAAATGTGGGGGGGCTGATGACGGGAAAGAACGCGGGAGGGGTCAGTGGCAAGCAGGAGGgggcagagaagaagaaaggcTCATTTAGGGGCAGGGAGGGCAGCAAGGACAGCTCGCCCTCAGCCCAAGCCTCCGAGGATTCTGGGAAAGGTTCCCCGTCCTCGGGCAGCGAGCGTCTCATCGGAACGGGGAGCAGCATGAGCAGCTGTGGGGGGAGCAGCACCGAGAGTGAGAACTACAAGTACAGCGCGGACGTGAAGGTCAGCCTGGGCATCCTGCGAGCCGCCATGCAGGGCGAGAGGAAGTTCATCTTCTCCAGCCTCCTCACCACCAGCAACCGCCAGCCCTTCCAGGAGGAGATGATCCAGCGCTACCTGGCGGATGCGGAGGAGCGCTTCCGGGTGGAGCAGGAGCAACAGCGCCGGGACGCAGAGAGGAAAGGCGTGGTCAACAGCGTCCAGCCCCCCAAGAAGGAGCCGGTTGGTGGTTCGGAGCAAAAGTATCGGCCTTATGAGGCCAAAGAGGAGCTTTCAGACAACCTGTCGCCTCCCTTCAGCCAGTTCAAGTACTCTCCTTTGAGCCCCTCCATGTACTCGGGGGTGGTACCCATCCCTCGACCTTCTTTAATCGAGCCCCCCCCTGCTGCCGTGCCCCTCACTCAGCACCCTTACATGCCCAACTTCTTGGATTCTCGCCGTCAGTTAGCGGGCGGTTCTCCAGCGACTTCTTATTCCGGCCTTCCGTCGTACGCCACCCTCCCCCGGCATTGCCCCACATCGCAGGGCCTCTCCCACCCCCACTTCAACATCTCTCAAGGCCCCTCCTCTTTGAGTCCGCCTCGCCTTGCGCCCTCGTACCCCCCGGAGTTTGACCCGCCGGATTACCCCGGAGCCGAACCCGCCGCCGGAAGCTACACCAACGGCTTCCGGGACGTGAGCTCCACCCTGGACCCTCGGAGCGGGCAGGCCCCGGTCAGACACTACTCGCTGGGCAGCGCGGGCGGCCTGGCGTGCCTGCAGTCCAGCCGCTGTCGGACACCCAGCTGCATCTACTACGGACACCCCGAGACTGGAAACTACTGCTCCTGCTGTTAcaaggaggagctgaagaagaggGAGGCGGAACCGGGCATCCACCGTTTCTGA